A stretch of the Ictidomys tridecemlineatus isolate mIctTri1 chromosome 5, mIctTri1.hap1, whole genome shotgun sequence genome encodes the following:
- the Churc1 gene encoding protein Churchill isoform X1, whose protein sequence is MGSHSKFTLLFCFVFVLTCLSLEMSEREEKPLTSEEKLFAFEEQIGRKDGYICQEDRKAVIMILCGSLFIGFCLGFVWRHLVGLYYSRNTGSAISKKQTERVLSKLLEEGSFPVKPRAVRAYVDVIQEYSPWLFKEELLDISQWNHHGEDLKRIEKNYPGTLPVGTLSLWTLVSSLLSPKPSVQTEVEEEEDILIQVEEEVSQVSQKEEKIQVKEKVFRDSETEEGSLEQKNLSGEKLKQVTANKTLLLESVSVQPTAPPLQETATNSILSPEGVSVQPTAPPLQETATNSTLSPEGISVQSTAPPPYAKRLPTPAVDSLDPETGSQVCPVFEVGGQRTYQGLNFKSVKELKEAVTTYGPQAPFTVSLVESITNLSMTPADWASLCKAVLNGGQYLLWKVANEEFCKETASRNAAAGYPQRNLDMLLGKGPYEDRQQQLAYDPGVYLQIAVDAVRAWKSLQEPGGLQGQLSKIIQGANEPYAEFVDRLIQTATRVFGNTEQAMPFIKQLAYDQANRWCRDIIRPWKHEDLNTYIKLCRDINEQGQIVAAAVKQALDARDINEQGQIVAAAVKQALDARDINEQGQIVAAAVKQVLDARDINEQGQIVAAAVKQALDARPRTCYNCQQTGHFKRNCPIGGGFNKTRYQTSRIPGICPRCRRGRHWANECRSQTTIEGTPLYWANEYRPQTTIEGTPLSKNEQGQGVYPQYRGQRHRAPLPKNGQGAPMLRGPKPQIYGALEEPSNPSNPIRVVPSTSDPSSDKPEGAQGWTSAPPPNQY, encoded by the coding sequence atgggtagccattctaagtttactcttttgttttgcttcgtttttgttttaacttgcctgtccctggagatgagtgagagggaagaaaaaccactcacatctgaggaaaaactatttgcgtttgaggaacagatagggagaaaggacggatacatatgtcaggaggatagaaaggctgttataatgattttgtgtggttccctttttattggattctgtctcggttttgtttggcgtcatcttgttgggttgtattatagtagaaatacgggatcagcaattagtaaaaaacaaaccgaaagagtgttaagtaaattgttagaggaaggaagcttcccagtaaaaccaagagcagtcagggcatacgttgatgtaatacaagaatatagcccatggctttttaaggaggagttgttagatatatcacaatggaaccatcatggtgaagatttaaaaagaatagaaaagaactacccagggactctgccagttggcacattgtcattgtggacgttggtatctagtttgcttagtccaaagccttccgttcagacagaggtagaggaagaagaagacatattgattcaagtagaagaggaagtctctcaagttagtcagaaagaggaaaagattcaagtaaaagagaaggtctttcgagatagtgagacagaggaaggaagtttagagcagaaaaatctatcaggggaaaagttaaaacaggtgactgctaataagacccttttattagagagcgtaagtgtccaaccaacagcaccgcctctacaggagactgctactaacagcattctatcaccagagggcgtaagtgttcaaccaacagcgccacctctacaggagactgctactaacagcactctatcaccagagggcataagtgtccaatcaacagcaccacctccatatgctaagagactcccaacccccgcagttgatagtttggatcctgagacaggatctcaagtatgccctgtatttgaggtaggagggcagcgaacttaccagggtttaaatttcaaatcagtgaaggagctaaaagaggctgtaacaacctatggtcctcaagcacccttcactgtaagcttggtcgaatccattaccaacttaagcatgacgccagcagattgggctagtttgtgtaaagctgtgctaaatggaggacaatacctgttatggaaggttgccaatgaggaattttgcaaggagacggctagtcgaaatgcagcagctggttatcctcagagaaatctagatatgttgttaggaaagggaccttatgaggatcggcagcaacaacttgcatatgatcctggtgtatatttacaaattgctgtagatgcagttagggcatggaagtctttacaagaacctggaggtttacaaggtcaattatctaagataatacaaggagctaatgaaccttacgctgaatttgtagataggcttattcaaacagctaccagagtttttgggaatacagaacaagcaatgccatttataaaacaactggcttatgaccaagcgaatcgttggtgtagagatatcattagaccatggaaacatgaagatttaaacacatatattaaattatgtagagacattaatgaacaagggcaaattgtggcagctgcagtaaaacaagctttagatgccagagacattaatgaacaagggcaaattgtggcagctgcagtaaaacaggctttagatgccagagacattaatgaacaagggcaaattgtggcagctgcagtaaaacaggttttagatgccagagacattaatgaacaagggcaaattgtggcagctgcagtaaaacaggctttagatgccaggccaagaacatgctacaattgtcaacaaacaggacattttaaaaggaattgccccataggaggagggtttaacaaaactaggtatcaaacaagtagaataccgggtatttgcccacgatgccgtagagggagacattgggctaatgaatgccgttctcaaaccaccatagagggtactccattatattgggctaatgaataccgtcctcaaaccaccatagagggtactccattatcaaaaaacgaacaaggacaaggtgtttatccacaatatcgtggacaaaggcatcgggctccgttgccaaaaaatggacagggggccccaatgctccggggccccaaaccacaaatatacggagcactggaggaacccagcaaccccagcaaccccatcagggtagtgcccagcacatcagatccctcatcagacaaaccagagggagcgcagggttggacatctgcgcctccaccaaatcagtactaa